AACGATGTATAAAGTTTTCATACTTCTATGCAGCTCAATGGAGATAAGGCTAGAGGAACAAACAAAACTGAGAGGACAAGCAAAATGCATAGCCGGGATTGCCAGCTGATGGGTTTAACTTGGATTCTCCATAAAGACCGGTCTGCATACATACATACGGTATCAGCCGTTTTGAGGGCTCTCATGATGAACACTGAGGATTCTGTGGATCCAACTTTTTGCAACCTTAACAGCGATGACATGCCACTTGCAGTCGATTCTTCAGAGATCAATGATAGTCCATCGTCGTCAAATATACTGGAAGTACGCCTGATTCATTTCCTCGTGCTGTTTTCTTTGTTACACGCGATCATTTTCCCCTCATTCATTCGATATTAGTTGGTTAGTTGTTAGTTCTCTGTCATGTGAGATTGTGAACCTTGTTCATTCTTGTTTTGCAAGTTTATATTCTATGTTATTTGTTGACTTAGACGTCTTGGTATATGCCATGTAAATAGAATTGAGGAATGGCCTGAACGTCAAGGTTTCTTCTTGCTGTTGAAGAAGGGTCTCTGTtatatccaaaaaaaaaaaacacacacacacacacaaagaaTAGCTAAAAAACCAACATAATATCATGTTGTATCCAACAACTGCAAAACAAACGGAAATCTTCATGATTCAATTCTCACAAACCAATGcactaaaattataaaatctGCAACAATAGATCCAAAACAAAACCGCCATAGAACAACATCTTCTACATGTATTCAAACATAGCAACTATAATAAGTCGACATAAGTATCACGAGACAAGAACCTCGCATCCTCTAGATATCAGTATAAGATATTACAATCTGTGTCTCACTAGAAGTTAAGACTTGCATTTGGTATCATTGCAACAGGAGGTTGATCCAGCTTGAGAAGTCGTAACCTACGTCGAATTGGAGGTGGATGGTTGTAAATTTGACGAAGATGATAAGTTTGTTCTGCCTTTAACAATAACTGGAGTACAACTGGTTGAGGATGACTAGTTGACCTACAACAAAAGAAACAtcttcagaaaaattatttagaAAAAGGTTCTAAAACATGTGCGAAAAAACAACCTTCAACCATGCAATTCTATATGTCATTCCTCATTGTTACCGCACTCTCGGGCTCGCCTGAGAAATTAAAATAACTACAATGAATCAAATATGTATAAATTTTtagtttgtttatttttatagtACCTGTAGTTTTTCTCTAGTCAATGTTTTCTTCCGATGATGAACGTGATCGGTGGATATCGACTATGTTGTTCCTTGCAAACCATATGATTCTTCTACTGTTATGAGGACTTGAGAGTACTGATCACCCACTTCATTTGGGAGAACCATCTGATTATCCTGAATTTTTTCACCTGTTATTCTCTTGTTAAAAGGTTTCAAATTATGGCTTGAATCCACACAAAGTTATATGTTTGTTTGTTCATTCCACGCCTCTCACTCATCTTTCCCAAAAAGTGGATCCCATTCTAATAGTTTTGAGTAAATCTAACAAGTATATGTTAAGATATGAAGACTTCTTATTTCATAGCAATGAATACGTTTTTTTTTCACTATTTTATATATTAGGAGATTTTGAAAAAGAGAATGTTCCATATTAATGGATTCGGGCATCCAATGTCagagatgttgtaacatttacaaCCAATGAGGCCCTATGTGGTTATAACTTACCACTTTAAAACCCACAAAAATTATGTATTAATATTCAAGACACAATAATATAATAAACTACTTTTCCGTTGTTGTTAAATGGTAAGGATATTTTCAATTTCATCAAAGATACAAAGATGCAAGTCAGATATTTGTTGAGATTTACATAGAAGCTTGAACAATATAGTCGAGGATTATCACTCAGTatatgcatgaaaaaatatcCTGTGTTATGCCAATATATGACTTAAAGGAGACTTCAACGTAAGATggtttttaaaaagaatttcTCTAGTTGCACAAGTTGTCAAATTCAGCCACGGACTTCATCAATTAATCGTCTCTAGTTTGCAACGGTACCAGTACCAACGACCGTCTCTAAAACTACAGACAATTTATACAAACATCATTGAGTTCAGCCACGGTCTTCATTAGACGGTACAAAAAATCCGCTTCTAAAACGAAATACATTTAACAAACTGTCGCGCGACATTGTAGCGACATAACTATTTCAAGTTGTTTTAAATCGtctctaataatttttttacggTACACATGTGCATTTTTTCTGGTGGAGTTGCTCTAATTTATCATGTATACAACCTAATATTTCAAATATTGCCGTTGGCTCGTAGCCATCTGGTACAAATTTGGGATGAAATCTCGAGTTTGAGGTTCAACTGTAACAAATTCTTTTCCCTGAAAAAAATTGAAGTATTGCCATATAGCTATTTGATACAAGTGCTTATTGAACGAAAAATACCTGTTAATCTTGATATGCATATACGCTGAGAGAGATTGATGTCACTGCCCCCCTACAGGAGTGGCAGAGCTTTGTCTCAATACCAGTTCAAAGTAACCGTGGAATCGCTATAAATGTTCTTCTCTTTATATTGTGATCGGAAACACCAACTTATTTTCTTGCACTTGAGATTATAAAATAACTCATACAAGGAAGAAGTCTTGGcttgtattattttcaaaataaagttCAAATGATTTGTATTATGTTTTCTAATTTGTGATTGATCGACCATATTGTCTTCCccgaataaaaaaaacaaaataaaaattcgaATATATATGATCGAATGTTTGTCACTTTATCAAAAGCTCGTATAATTAATATCAGTGTCAATGTCATGAATTCGATTTTCATTAATTGTATTTAGTAAAGTGTCAAACGCACAGtgttacatattttaatttacaataataaataatatttttttacatattttacTTAGATAAAAGATAGTTTCAAAAAATTTGAGTTGTAATTGAATTCTTgattagaacatatttattaaattaataataataataatatttttgaaatgaaCGTGGCAGTTTGGAGTCATCTCCCGAAGGAATGATTGATTACATGGCTCCCACGAGACAGATTTCCTATTACTGATTTATTCACAAACATCTCATCTCCGACATCAAACCTCAGCAATGGCGCAGTTAGCAGAGACCTACGCCTGTGTGCCGTCGACGGAGCGGGGACGGGGAATCCTCATCTCAGGCAACCCGAAATCCAACTCAATCCTCTATTGCAATGGGCGATCCGTCATCATTCGATATCTGGATCGTCCACTGGAGGTGCAGGTGTACGGGGAGCACGCGTACCCGGCGACGGTTGCGAGGTACTCCCCCAACGGTGAGTGGATCGCGTCGGCGGACGTGTCGGGCGTTGTGCGGATCTGGGGCTCTCGCAATGAATTCGTGTTGAAGAAGGAATTCCGGGTGCTTTCTGGGCGAATCGATGATCTTCAGTGGTCCCCCGATAGTCAGCGTATTGTGGCATCTGGTGATGGCAAGGGCAAGTCCTTTGTGCGCGCTTTCATGTGAGCTTCCACGCGGTTACACTACGTGTCTTTTGTCTGTACCGAATTTGCAaaacatcttttgtattggatTGAAGATAGCTTTCACACTATGCCAAAAAAAAAGAGCTTTTACGCTCAGTGTGCTAGCCTATGTAGTTTTTCTTTGTAAGGACCGAGTTTGTGGAGGTGATTTCATTTGTAAAAGGTGGCAGTTTTAAGCTCCAAAACTCCTTTTTAATTAGATTTCTTGTTGCAATCTAGGCAATAACTGTACAGCGGAGGCCGATATTTCTAGTGTGTTGGATGGCGCTTTTTATTAGATAGAAAACCGCTGATGAATTGTGGTGGTGGGTCCAAGATTTTTATTGAGgggaaattttaaaatgttttaggAGGCAAAACTTGTATTTTCATCAAACCAGTACATGAATTTAGAACTTTAATTTCTTCCTTAAGCCCCCTATAAGCACTGTTGTATTCATCAGCTCAGCATGGAATCATACAGAGGCTTTATGATCCGTTTACTTTGCCAATCTTGTATGAAGTTACTCTTTCCAATTTGTGTATTTTTTGCATATTTTTGGATCcaattttgtatttgaataaTTCATCTCACTCTTGTTTTCGAAACTAGAGAAAATGGCCTAATTCTGTTTTTAATTCATCTAGAGTTAACTTATAATTGTTTATAGGATCTACTAAATCAAGTTTGCATCACATTCTTTAATCAATGTTTCTTATAGGGAAAGCACTGGATACAAATGCGTATAATTAcattatatgtatatgtatacataCATTTGTGTGTGTAATTAATATATGTATAGTCATAGTGtcgtacacacacacacacatattattgtagaatttttttatttttcaaaaactaaTTATGAACTCCATATCCCAgtcattttttcttaaaaaaaattggttaaCCTCTGTAACGAACTGTCTTCAAATTTAGGAATTTCTAATAATGATCAACCATACCTTGGAAGCCTTGGTTAACCTAGCCAAATTTTCTCTACATTCCTTTACCCTGCATCGCAAGATTCTAGAATAATATGAGCATTCTTTCCTTTTATGATAATGGTGCCTTTtgctttgttttttgtttttttatgtaAAGGAATCATGGCATTCTTCTGCATTATAGTTCCATGACATCAATTTGCAGAATTCATTCGCCTGACAAGTTTAATTTGCAGGTGGGACTCAGGAACCAATGTTGGAGAATTTGATGGGCATTCAAGAAGAGTTTTAAGTTGCACCTTTAAGCCAACAAGACCTTTCCGGATTGTGACATGTGGAGAGGATTTCTTGGTTAACTTTTATGAAGGGCCTCCATTTAAGTTCAAGCTATCACACAGGTATGTCTCTCATTACTGCTACTTCACTGAATTAGAACCAACCACGATCCCTAGATTTCTGAAATAAAGATAAACAAACAAAACTTTGAACATGATTTTATATCCATTCAGGAGCTCTTTGATTTCTATTTCTTCATATGAACCATATGATAATGCCTTACCTAGTTGTTCAGTAGCTTGATATCCTCCACCATAGCCATTATTACCCTTTCAATATACTATACATTGAATTTTAGGACTTAGATTAACTAGCATATTACATTGAAATATCACTCCATCCACTATCGTTGTTGTTATGCATGAACAGATGCAAATTTTGTTTCTTATCGGAAGAGATGTAATATTACCTTCTCTAGTTGCCATTTTGAAAGTTATGTTGGATCTCAACTTCCGTTTGCCTAATCCTATTCACTCAAAGTAAGTCTGCTCTTTTGTAAGAGCAAGTTGCAAATGGAAGTGGGTTGTTTTTGCTAATCTCCGTAAAATCTAGTCACCTCCCACTCCCATAGATTCCAACCACATGGCTTTACAAGTTGGCACCCCTCTTAGTGCATATCAATTTCTCAGCAACCCAGAACAATTGACCGCTTCCGATGTAGAAGATTCATCATTCTTGCTGTAATCGCTATCCTGCCAATGTGTTCAGCTATCTATGCCACACCTCGAACATATCTTTTCCCATAATGCATGATAATTTATACCCGTCCTGTTCCTAGATTCATGTGACAATGTAGTTCCTTTTCCTTCCTATTAGTACATGAGACCAGAGTTCGTGTCTTTTTTACTGTTAATCTTCCCGAAAGAAAGctgattatctaaattcaaagaCTTTCTAAATTATCTAATCATCTCTTACTGTTGATAGCTTACAAATAAATGTAGGGGATGTCATTGTCATCCAGTCAAATGAAATTACAGTAGTTGCTTTATCAAGTATTGAAGGATATAGAGTTGGTTCCTATAAAATGtaggattttatttttagcATCTTATTTGGGGCCTCATTTTAGTTATATTATCTGTTTGATCATTATTAAATATCTATGTTGGCCTGCAGGGAGCACTCAAACTTTGTAAATTGCGTTCGTTTTTCTCCAGATGGGACGAAATGTATTACTGTAAGCTCTGACAAAAAGGGTTTGCTATATGATGCCAAAACTGGAGAAATGGTCGGAGAGTTGTCTTCTGAGAATGGTCACAAAGGCAGCATATATGCTGTTAGTTGGAGTCCTGACAGTAAAAATGTAAGAATAATAAATTGAATCATAGGAAAAAGCATGATGTTGCCCAAACTCTCTTATTATTATAACAAAGACTCTTTTGAAGGAAAAGGAACATGAATTTCAACATTTGATTTGCAATAGAATTGgagtgcaatttttactgttgaTATTggtgcaattttttaataaattttatacttTCAAAATAAGGGTTATACAAGCTTTATGTTTTTTGTGTTTAAAGCTGGATAATCTGTTGAGAGCATGGCTTTGCTATGAAGATAGAGTATGTTTTCTTTGTTAGCTTTGTCAGTGTGATAAGAATGGAAAATTGGTGGACTGACAGTTGTTTTTTACATCTTTATGCAACAAAACTAGAGGACGTGATACCTTGCAGGCATTGGAGACGTAGCAACCTCTGTGCTGATACTGTTTCGATGGACCCACAATGAGAAATTTTCAACTATACTGCTGGATGTACTTTCTTCCTAAAAGCTTATATCATATTCCTGGATATCAAATTTGGGGAATGACTAGTTCACCTTATTTTATATCTTTTGCGTATGTTTTTATTCAACTTTCAAATTCCATGAAAGATCCTACttaaaaaatgacaaagactcGATATTTTTGTAATATTCCATATTTAGTTTGAAAATCTccattctctctctctctctctctctacgtgcatgtgattgtataggGACTGTCTTTTTGTGTGCATCTTGAGTGCACCTGGATATTTTGTGCACGTCCCCATTATAGTGGGAGTGTAGGAGATAGGGGGTAGATGACATTCAATGGAAGTGGTCCTGGAAGAAGAGCAAAAACTGCTCAAGGAGACCTTTGGACCAAGATCGGATTGGCTACTTTGAAGCTTTAAAAAGTTATTATTTGATTAGTAATAGTGAACTACTGATTGTATGTGCATGCTGAAAACAGGTGCAGAATTCAACCACTTGGTTGTATTCGGTTTTACTTTCATATTCTCTGCATGTTATGGTTTGAGAAATTTGTCTAACTGGATATACTTGTTCAGCATTACaaattatgttgcatatgttaCTCTTGAAATTTTACCACACATCATCATCTTTTATCTGCTTGGAGGTACTGAATTTTGGAACCAAATTTCAGGTGTTGACTGTGTCAGCAGATAAGTCTGCCAAAGTATGGGAAATATCCGAGGATAATAATGGGAAGGTGACGAAAACATTGGTTTGCCCTGGTTCTGGAGGAGTAGATGACATGCTAGTTGGATGTCTTTGGCAGAATGACTTCATTGTCACGGTTTCTCTTGGTGGCTCTATATTCTTATACTCAGCTAGTGATCTTGACAAAGCTCCATTAGCATTATCTGGGCATATGAAGAATGTTAATTCACTAGCAGTTCTGAAAAGTGAGCCCAAATGTATATTATCTTGCAGCTATGATGGGTTAATAATTAAGTGGGTTCAAGGTATTGGATACCACGGAAAATTAGAAAGGAAGGTGATTTCACAAATCAAATGTTTTGCTGCTGTGGAGGAAGAAATTGTGTCATCCGGATTTGACAATAAGGTTAGCAAATAATTGACCACTTTGCAtacttatattattttaaattgcttTTCGGTTGAACTGTGGGTTTTTTTAAGTTGCTTTTCAGTTAGATACTCTAGCTACCTAACTATCATGGCGTCATAGGTTGAACCGTgggtttttttaattaataaaaaaaatttcaaaattaatgtgAACTGAAGAGTTTTGCAAAAATATTGCAAGACTCCCCTGGTGTTGGCGGAATTTGCAGGGTCCGCCAAAACACATGGAAGAAGCTGCAATGTGcaactttgttttttttttttttctggcaGCTTCCACTACATGTATAAGTGGATGctgtgttttttttaaagaaaaaagagatTTGGGGCTACACcccttattttataaaaactcaATTATGTAACGGCACATTGTATTTTATTCTTGAATGTTTGATTTAAGTATAACATCGTAATTTTGCATCCGGTCACTATATTGGCCGCAATTCAAGAATCTTGCATTCCAAAGTTCAAGAATCTTGCATTCCAAAGTTCAAGATATTTGCAAATCTTGCTCATTGGATAATATTGAAATTATCTAAGGTTttaaaattattcaatatcaccgttccaattttttattaatcatattactagtaaaaaatagaaattttactttataaaaatgGGACGTGGAACCACGtactaaaatttaatatattttgcaCACATACCTTTCTTTTATTCTGTTATAAATTAAACCACcacataatattttaataaagaaaaatgaaacgAAATAATTTCTTACTTtaatgtaaataatttttttaaaaaagatatattaaatttttataaattacaaTACTTCACATATTTGAAAAAGTGATTAGCTCTGATCAGTCGCACATCATTTGGCGCTGATTAAGTCGAGGTCAaagaataaattataaacataaagTATTTGAGTTGGAGCTGAAGTTCACTAATTTAAAAGATAAATCATCTTAAATGGTGAACTTGGACAACCATTTCTTTCATAAaaaattctttatttttaaaatattagatgATTTATCTTTCAAAAAAGTGTGTgctctttttttaaaatttaaaaaatccatcatttatttaaatatgagttgatttagttttcgaaaaataaagaaagatatgtAATATGTATATGTGTTGAcacaattatttttttactaataatatgactaataaaaaataataataatatttggaATACTAATAATGCGTTGATTTAGTTTtcgaaaaaataaagaaaggcATGTATGTGTGTTGACACACTTATTTTGTACTAATAATATGAcggataaataataataataatatttataaatggATAGAtagataaattttaaaacctttgataatttcaaaattatgcacgaGCAAGATTTGCAAATATCTTAAATTATGTAGGCAAAATTCTTGAATTGTGTATGAAGTGATGTATTTACTTGACGTTTGATCTTCTATCTAAAgtttatttttttggaaaaaagaaATCTTGAATTGTGACCAATACACTTGAGTGACCGATGCGAAATTGTGATGCTATATTTATACCAAACATTTCAGAATAAAATATAACGTGCCATTACATAattgagtttttttaaaaaataagggaCGTAGCCCTAAgtctcttttttttaaaaatgaaaaatgtcaaaaaatatataaattttttcacCAAAACAAGTAGCAGACGCttccaaaaatagaaaaaagatGCACATTGCAATGTTCTCCATGTGGTTCGGCAGATCATGCAAAATAATTTGCAGGTTCCGTTAACTCCAGAGGAGTATTTTTGTGAAACTCC
The sequence above is a segment of the Primulina tabacum isolate GXHZ01 chromosome 6, ASM2559414v2, whole genome shotgun sequence genome. Coding sequences within it:
- the LOC142549374 gene encoding actin-interacting protein 1-2 isoform X1, with product MAQLAETYACVPSTERGRGILISGNPKSNSILYCNGRSVIIRYLDRPLEVQVYGEHAYPATVARYSPNGEWIASADVSGVVRIWGSRNEFVLKKEFRVLSGRIDDLQWSPDSQRIVASGDGKGKSFVRAFMWDSGTNVGEFDGHSRRVLSCTFKPTRPFRIVTCGEDFLVNFYEGPPFKFKLSHREHSNFVNCVRFSPDGTKCITVSSDKKGLLYDAKTGEMVGELSSENGHKGSIYAVSWSPDSKNVLTVSADKSAKVWEISEDNNGKVTKTLVCPGSGGVDDMLVGCLWQNDFIVTVSLGGSIFLYSASDLDKAPLALSGHMKNVNSLAVLKSEPKCILSCSYDGLIIKWVQGIGYHGKLERKVISQIKCFAAVEEEIVSSGFDNKVWRVPLHEDHCGDAECIDIGHQPKDLSVSLLSPDLALVSIDTSVIMLRGAKIVSTVELGFSVAACTIAPDGNEAIVGGEDGKLHVYSVTGDTLKEEAVLEKHRGAITAIRYSPDVSMFSSVDVNREAVVWDCASREVKLKNMLYHTARINCLAWSPDSSMVATGSLDTCVIIYEVDKPASSRITIKGAHLGGVYGLVFTDDHHVVSSGEDACIRVWKVTTE
- the LOC142549374 gene encoding actin-interacting protein 1-2 isoform X2 — encoded protein: MAQLAETYACVPSTERGRGILISGNPKSNSILYCNGRSVIIRYLDRPLEVQVYGEHAYPATVARYSPNGEWIASADVSGVVRIWGSRNEFVLKKEFRVLSGRIDDLQWSPDSQRIVASGDGKGKSFVRAFMWDSGTNVGEFDGHSRRVLSCTFKPTRPFRIVTCGEDFLVNFYEGPPFKFKLSHREHSNFVNCVRFSPDGTKCITVSSDKKGLLYDAKTGEMVGELSSENGHKGSIYAVSWSPDSKNVLTVSADKSAKVWEISEDNNGKVTKTLVCPGSGGVDDMLVGCLWQNDFIVTVSLGGSIFLYSASDLDKAPLALSGHMKNVNSLAVLKSEPKCILSCSYDGLIIKWVQGIGYHGKLERKVISQIKCFAAVEEEIVSSGFDNKVWRVPLHEDHCGDAECIDIGHQPKDLSVSLLSPDLALVSIDTSVIMLRGAKIVSTVELGFSVAACTIAPDGNEAIVGGEDGKLHVYSVTGDTLKEEAVLEKHRGAITAIRYSPDVSMFSSVDVNREAVVWDCASREFLKDRESRTECSVLQLSSEPISQV